A region from the Bactrocera dorsalis isolate Fly_Bdor chromosome 1, ASM2337382v1, whole genome shotgun sequence genome encodes:
- the LOC105224414 gene encoding mitogen-activated protein kinase-binding protein 1 isoform X8, with protein sequence MHTRIRAPSLPQLCSAHTPPSTPCTPPIYGSVGNFANFGNSSTALHSPFSASSVSLSPKFPANYVRSEKIKLKKVLGLTVCSNAALDVSPVSGLLAYPAGCTVVLFNAKRQTQAYLVNTSRKPFTSVAFSRCGRYVATGECGINPAIKVWELDSPNGNLEHTTGGNVVAEFFDHKYAVTCVAFSPTGKYLVSIGSQHDMIVNVFDWRSNQKMASNKISSKVSALSFAEDGSYFVTVGNRHVKYWYMEGGRRYKDPIPLMGRSAILGDLRDNDFCAVACGKDETKDRTYAITRQGHLVEFSSRRLLDKWVQCRTTSANCLTVNSRFILVGCAEAIIRIFNAATLEYVTTLPRTHYLGVDVAQGIHINHIMTVPPHAKYPDCVAMVYDEQRSKVSCVYNDHSLYIWDMRDIKRVGKSHSFLYHSTCIWGVETVPYNMERELSDTLPEESFVTCSSDDTIRVWGLDGCTNTENYRKNIYSKELLKIMYIDEEMNFIKDQDLSGDKNSNTAYDGRNGVRCIRISPELQHLASGDRCGNIRIYNLANTKLIMSIEAHESEVLCLEYSNEKIERKLLASASRDRLIHVFDVSQDYLLLQTLDDHSSSITSIRFVGSGLNFQMISCGADKSIMFRTFQGNIFLRGTNTSGKTTLYDMEVDSNAKHILTACQDRNIRVYGTQNAKHTKTFKGSHSDEGSLIKLSLDPSGIYVATSCTDKTLAVYDYYSNECMARMYGHSELVTGLKFTNDCRHLISASGDGCIFVWQVPHDMIVTMQARLSQQRLRSGHAPLPPRPGSIIATPEGIIVESPTHEMEDTATPHKFIASPSMFTEEPALTPGYKFSDVGQLPQWAKRKAAANADESVGVSIPGSTVSAMQSASSTSNLSSSPSQLGVGGVPRARGRWAQRGPFDPDDLRSNSESPLGTITSSVGGMGGVGGGVGVVVSGGGMGNTQTSDYNSASSKDIMYNQTYLSEDSSIDSGMETRRELKFIGSNNSGTVPTVTGSNGGTAPNRLAPEKRKPGLRFDPQSNEHDGDVEDISDGERTSSDHGMFYNNISPNTPTDFKVTAMNEDELRKSMRRQKFDKAGLTLPGNGSTHTASTGTGTGTSDTEDEGSTPSAENAERSLASTLGGSSESIPQAASSFLQAALPEGPGSMLERGSTNRRSISAKHNTENGKPVSSASTITKSFTSTKKDELLKVISEVKQQLENVGYRSLRGSHSISDLSLAGNMDNASRSAAAANRYAKTGNPKSLLPMPVEDSSMRRSCSLSDLHMGNLGKSGKSNGSQLKNPGVVYRNSTTTRSANKRNSLQLKSSAVGLGASSSSIGVLNQASDSENEDSNRGRSSGNNQNRSNGPTAANRQYANKNSNANNNRRKGLQPNFSNATPLQDDSSSEETPAGTSNSKPIVPPRPRNLTFDHKSKVLNSPNVMKQRGAFEAPEFGALDASDPKSQVHNVINNLYTTTQTVMQLHANLKNCEDSLMLKELENAVIMTQNMLTNITQNKNDKNNSQHSHAYTTTEQANLDNGDYLMMVNNCADLLSNFRMKHKLDDCENNS encoded by the exons CTGCACTGTGGTCCTGTTCAATGCGAAACGACAAACACAGGCCTACCTGGTCAACACATCCCGCAAACCATTCACATCGGTCGCATTCTCACGCTGCGGCCGTTATGTCGCCACCGGCGAGTGTGGCATCAATCCCGCCATCAAAGTTTGGGAGCTAGACTCGCCGAATGGCAATCTCGAGCACACCACCGGCGGCAATGTGGTGGCGGAATTCTTCGATCACAAATATGCCGTCACATGTGTG GCCTTCTCACCCACCGGCAAGTACCTGGTATCGATTGGTTCACAACACGATATGATTGTGAATGTATTCGACTGGCGGTCGAATCAAAAGATGGCCTCAAATAAAATCAGCTCCAAAGTGTCGGCGCTAAGCTTTGCCGAGGATGGCAGCTACTTTGTCACAGTGGGCAATCGTCATGTCAAATACTGGTATATGGAGGGCGGACGCAGG TACAAGGATCCCATACCGTTGATGGGTCGCAGTGCCATATTGGGTGATTTGCGTGACAATGACTTCTGTGCGGTCGCCTGCGGCAAGGATGAGACTAAGGATCGCACATATGCCATTACCCGACAGGGTCATTTGGTTGAGTTCAGTTCACGCCGTTTGTTGGACAAGTGGGTGCAGTGTCGCACAACGAGTGCCAATTGTCTAACGGTGAATTCGCGCTTCATACTCGTCGGTTGTGCCGAAGCCATTATACGCATTTTTAATGCCGCCACATTGGAATATGTGACGACATTGCCGCGTACACATTATCTGGGTGTGGATGTGGCGCAAGGTATACATATCAATCACATCATGACCGTACCGCCGCATGCCAAATATCCGGATTGTGTGGCGATGGTTTATGATGAGCAGCGATCGAAG GTCAGTTGCGTGTACAATGATCATTCGCTCTATATTTGGGATATGCGGGATATAAAACGTGTGGGCAAATCGCACTCTTTTCTCTATCATTCCACCTGCATTTGGGGCGTGGAAACTGTGCCATACAATATGGAGCGCGAATTGTCGGATACACTGCCCGAAGAGTCGTTTGTCACGTGCTCCTCGGACGATACGATTCGCGTGTGGGGTCTTGATGGCTGCACAAACACGGAAAAttatcgtaaaaatatttactccaAGGAACTGTTGAAAATTATGTACATCGACGAAGAAATGAACTTTATCAAGGATCAAGATCTTTCGGGCGATAAAAACTCCAATACCGCCTATGACGGTCGCAATGGTGTACGCTGCATACGAATTAGTCCGGAGTTGCAGCATTTGGCCAGCGGCGATCGTTGCGGCAACATAAGAATCTATAATTTGGCGAACACAAAGTTAATCATGTCAATTGAGGCACACGAATCGGAAGTGCTGTGTCTTGAGTACTCGAATGAGAAGATCGAACGAAAGTTGTTGGCGAGCGCGAGTCGCGATCGTCTAATACACGTATTCGATGTATCACAAGATTACTTGCTGCTGCAGACATTGGACGATCACTCGTCCTCCATAACTTCGATCAGATTTGTGGGATCCGGTCTGAATTTCCAGATGATTTCTTGTGGTGCCGACAAGTCGATTATGTTCAGAACATTCCAG GGCAACATTTTCCTGCGCGGCACAAATACCTCCGGCAAAACAACGTTGTATGATATGGAAGTGGACTCAAATGCCAAACACATACTCACCGCCTGCCAGGATCGCAATATACGCGTCTATGGCACACAAAACGCCAAACACACAAAAACCTTCAAGGGTTCACACTCGGACGAGGGTAGTTTGATTAAGCTCAGCCTCGATCCCAGCGGCATTTATGTGGCCACCTCGTGCACAGATAAAACGCTTGCAGTCTACGATTACTATTCCAATGAGTGTATGGCACGCATGTATGGCCACAGTGAGTTGGTCACTGGGCTCAAATTTACCAACGACTGTCGCCATCTCATCTCGGCCAGCGGTGATGGCTGTATTTTTGTGTGGCAAGTGCCACACGATATGATTGTCACAATGCAAGCGCGTCTCTCGCAACAGCGACTACGTTCTGGTCATGCGCCATTACCACCCCGTCCCGGTTCAATTATAGCCACGCCGGAAGGCATCATAGTCGAGTCGCCAACACATGAAATGGAGGATACGGCAACGCCACACAAATTCATCGCATCGCCGTCAATGTTCACCGAAGAGCCGGCACTGACGCCGGGCTATAAATTTTCGGATGTGGGACAATTACCGCAGTGGGCGAAACGAAAGGCTGCGGCAAATGCTGATGAGAGCGTTGGCGTTTCCATACCTGGCTCAACCGTCTCCGCCATGCAGTCTGCCTCGTCAACATCCAATTTGAGTTCATCACCGAGTCAATTAGGTGTTGGTGGTGTGCCGCGTGCGCGTGGCCGTTGGGCACAACGTGGCCCATTCGATCCGGACGATCTGCGTTCAAATTCGGAAAGTCCTTTGGGCACTATAACCTCGAGCGTTGGTGGTATGGGCGGCGTGGGTGGTGGTGTTGGTGTCGTTGTGAGTGGCGGTGGTATGGGCAATACACAAACATCCGACTACAATAGCGCATCGTCCAAGGACATAATGTATAACCAGACTTACCTCAGTGAAGATTCGTCAATTGATTCGGGCATGGAAACGCGTCGCGAATTGAAATTCATTGGTAGCAATAATAGCGGTACAGTGCCAACGGTGACCGGCAGCAATGGTGGCACAGCGCCCAATCGCTTGGCGCCTGAGAAACGCAAGCCCGGTTTGCGTTTCGATCCACAATCCAATGAGCATGATGGCGATGTCGAGGATATTTCGGATGGCGAACGCACCAGTTCAGATCACGGCATGTTCTACAACAACATATCGCCCAACACGCCAAC TGACTTCAAAGTGACCGCCATGAATGAGGATGAACTGCGCAAGTCGATGCGTAGACAGAAATTCGATAAAGCTGGGCTGACGCTGCCCGGCAATGGCAGCACACACACCGCCAGCACTGGCACCGGCACCGGCACCTCGGACACCGAAGACGAAGGCTCAACACCGAGCGCTGAGAATGCCGAGCGTTCGCTGGCGTCCACCTTAGGCGGCAGCTCGGAGAGTATACCACAGGCGGCAAGCAGTTTCCTGCAGGCCGCCTTGCCCGAGGGTCCTGGCAGCATGCTAGAGCGTGGCAGCACAA ATCGACGCAGTATTAGTGCCAAACATAATACAGAGAACGGTAAACCTGTGTCCAGCGCGTCCACTATCACCAAGTCGTTCACCAGCACGAAGAAGGACGAGCTGCTGAAGGTGATCAGCGAAGTCAAGCAGCAATTGGAAAAC GTCGGCTATCGCTCGCTGCGTGGCAGTCACAGCATTTCGGATCTAAGTCTAGCGGGCAATATGGATAATGCGTCGAGATCGGCAGCCGCCGCTAACCGTTATGCGAAGACAG gcAATCCAAAGAGTCTGCTTCCAATGCCAGTCGAAGACTCCTCTATGCGGCGCTCTTGTTCGCTTAGCGACTTGCATATGGGAAATCTTGGCAAAT CGGGCAAGTCAAACGGTAGTCAATTGAAAAACCCCGGTGTGGTTTATCGCAACAGTACAACAACAAGATCGGCGAATAAGCGCAATAGTTTGCAGCTAAAGAGCTCTGCTGTCGGTTTGGGTGCATCGAGTTCATCCATTGGTGTGCTAAATCAAGCG AGCGATTCGGAAAACGAAGACAGCAATCGTGGCCGAAGCAGTGGTAACAACCAAAATCGCAGCAATGGACCCACGG CCGCCAATCGTCAGTATGCCAACAAGAATTCGAATGCCAACAACAATCGACGAAAAGGCTTACAGCCAAATTTCAGTAATG CCACGCCACTGCAAGATGACTCCAGCTCCGAAGAGACACCCGCCGGCACGTCCAATTCCAAACCAATAGTGCCACCACGCCCGCGCAATTTGACCTTCGATCACAAGAGCAAAGTGCTCAACAGTCCGAACGTGATGAAGCAGCGTGGCGCATTTGAGGCGCCTGAATTTGGCGCACTGGATGCCAGTGATC cgAAATCCCAAGTGCACAATGTGATCAACAATTTgtatacaacaacacaaacagtCATGCAACTGCATGCGAATCTGAAGAATTGTGAAGACTCACTGATGCTAAAGGAACTGGAGAACGCTGTGATCATGACACAAAACATGTTGACAAACATTACACAAAACAA AAACGACAAAAACAATTCACAACATAGTCACGCCTACACAACCACTGAACAGGCGAATCTAGACAACGGCGACTACCTAATGATGGTGAACAATTGCGCCGATCTTTTAAGCAATTTCCGTATGAAGCACAAACTCGATGACTGTGAGAATAACTCCTAG
- the LOC105224414 gene encoding mitogen-activated protein kinase-binding protein 1 isoform X7, giving the protein MHTRIRAPSLPQLCSAHTPPSTPCTPPIYGSVGNFANFGNSSTALHSPFSASSVSLSPKFPANYVRSEKIKLKKVLGLTVCSNAALDVSPVSGLLAYPAGCTVVLFNAKRQTQAYLVNTSRKPFTSVAFSRCGRYVATGECGINPAIKVWELDSPNGNLEHTTGGNVVAEFFDHKYAVTCVAFSPTGKYLVSIGSQHDMIVNVFDWRSNQKMASNKISSKVSALSFAEDGSYFVTVGNRHVKYWYMEGGRRYKDPIPLMGRSAILGDLRDNDFCAVACGKDETKDRTYAITRQGHLVEFSSRRLLDKWVQCRTTSANCLTVNSRFILVGCAEAIIRIFNAATLEYVTTLPRTHYLGVDVAQGIHINHIMTVPPHAKYPDCVAMVYDEQRSKVSCVYNDHSLYIWDMRDIKRVGKSHSFLYHSTCIWGVETVPYNMERELSDTLPEESFVTCSSDDTIRVWGLDGCTNTENYRKNIYSKELLKIMYIDEEMNFIKDQDLSGDKNSNTAYDGRNGVRCIRISPELQHLASGDRCGNIRIYNLANTKLIMSIEAHESEVLCLEYSNEKIERKLLASASRDRLIHVFDVSQDYLLLQTLDDHSSSITSIRFVGSGLNFQMISCGADKSIMFRTFQGNIFLRGTNTSGKTTLYDMEVDSNAKHILTACQDRNIRVYGTQNAKHTKTFKGSHSDEGSLIKLSLDPSGIYVATSCTDKTLAVYDYYSNECMARMYGHSELVTGLKFTNDCRHLISASGDGCIFVWQVPHDMIVTMQARLSQQRLRSGHAPLPPRPGSIIATPEGIIVESPTHEMEDTATPHKFIASPSMFTEEPALTPGYKFSDVGQLPQWAKRKAAANADESVGVSIPGSTVSAMQSASSTSNLSSSPSQLGVGGVPRARGRWAQRGPFDPDDLRSNSESPLGTITSSVGGMGGVGGGVGVVVSGGGMGNTQTSDYNSASSKDIMYNQTYLSEDSSIDSGMETRRELKFIGSNNSGTVPTVTGSNGGTAPNRLAPEKRKPGLRFDPQSNEHDGDVEDISDGERTSSDHGMFYNNISPNTPTDFKVTAMNEDELRKSMRRQKFDKAGLTLPGNGSTHTASTGTGTGTSDTEDEGSTPSAENAERSLASTLGGSSESIPQAASSFLQAALPEGPGSMLERGSTNRRSISAKHNTENGKPVSSASTITKSFTSTKKDELLKVISEVKQQLENGARKNGVKRLNAIPEVGYRSLRGSHSISDLSLAGNMDNASRSAAAANRYAKTGNPKSLLPMPVEDSSMRRSCSLSDLHMGNLGKSGKSNGSQLKNPGVVYRNSTTTRSANKRNSLQLKSSAVGLGASSSSIGVLNQASDSENEDSNRGRSSGNNQNRSNGPTAANRQYANKNSNANNNRRKGLQPNFSNATPLQDDSSSEETPAGTSNSKPIVPPRPRNLTFDHKSKVLNSPNVMKQRGAFEAPEFGALDASDPKSQVHNVINNLYTTTQTVMQLHANLKNCEDSLMLKELENAVIMTQNMLTNITQNKNDKNNSQHSHAYTTTEQANLDNGDYLMMVNNCADLLSNFRMKHKLDDCENNS; this is encoded by the exons CTGCACTGTGGTCCTGTTCAATGCGAAACGACAAACACAGGCCTACCTGGTCAACACATCCCGCAAACCATTCACATCGGTCGCATTCTCACGCTGCGGCCGTTATGTCGCCACCGGCGAGTGTGGCATCAATCCCGCCATCAAAGTTTGGGAGCTAGACTCGCCGAATGGCAATCTCGAGCACACCACCGGCGGCAATGTGGTGGCGGAATTCTTCGATCACAAATATGCCGTCACATGTGTG GCCTTCTCACCCACCGGCAAGTACCTGGTATCGATTGGTTCACAACACGATATGATTGTGAATGTATTCGACTGGCGGTCGAATCAAAAGATGGCCTCAAATAAAATCAGCTCCAAAGTGTCGGCGCTAAGCTTTGCCGAGGATGGCAGCTACTTTGTCACAGTGGGCAATCGTCATGTCAAATACTGGTATATGGAGGGCGGACGCAGG TACAAGGATCCCATACCGTTGATGGGTCGCAGTGCCATATTGGGTGATTTGCGTGACAATGACTTCTGTGCGGTCGCCTGCGGCAAGGATGAGACTAAGGATCGCACATATGCCATTACCCGACAGGGTCATTTGGTTGAGTTCAGTTCACGCCGTTTGTTGGACAAGTGGGTGCAGTGTCGCACAACGAGTGCCAATTGTCTAACGGTGAATTCGCGCTTCATACTCGTCGGTTGTGCCGAAGCCATTATACGCATTTTTAATGCCGCCACATTGGAATATGTGACGACATTGCCGCGTACACATTATCTGGGTGTGGATGTGGCGCAAGGTATACATATCAATCACATCATGACCGTACCGCCGCATGCCAAATATCCGGATTGTGTGGCGATGGTTTATGATGAGCAGCGATCGAAG GTCAGTTGCGTGTACAATGATCATTCGCTCTATATTTGGGATATGCGGGATATAAAACGTGTGGGCAAATCGCACTCTTTTCTCTATCATTCCACCTGCATTTGGGGCGTGGAAACTGTGCCATACAATATGGAGCGCGAATTGTCGGATACACTGCCCGAAGAGTCGTTTGTCACGTGCTCCTCGGACGATACGATTCGCGTGTGGGGTCTTGATGGCTGCACAAACACGGAAAAttatcgtaaaaatatttactccaAGGAACTGTTGAAAATTATGTACATCGACGAAGAAATGAACTTTATCAAGGATCAAGATCTTTCGGGCGATAAAAACTCCAATACCGCCTATGACGGTCGCAATGGTGTACGCTGCATACGAATTAGTCCGGAGTTGCAGCATTTGGCCAGCGGCGATCGTTGCGGCAACATAAGAATCTATAATTTGGCGAACACAAAGTTAATCATGTCAATTGAGGCACACGAATCGGAAGTGCTGTGTCTTGAGTACTCGAATGAGAAGATCGAACGAAAGTTGTTGGCGAGCGCGAGTCGCGATCGTCTAATACACGTATTCGATGTATCACAAGATTACTTGCTGCTGCAGACATTGGACGATCACTCGTCCTCCATAACTTCGATCAGATTTGTGGGATCCGGTCTGAATTTCCAGATGATTTCTTGTGGTGCCGACAAGTCGATTATGTTCAGAACATTCCAG GGCAACATTTTCCTGCGCGGCACAAATACCTCCGGCAAAACAACGTTGTATGATATGGAAGTGGACTCAAATGCCAAACACATACTCACCGCCTGCCAGGATCGCAATATACGCGTCTATGGCACACAAAACGCCAAACACACAAAAACCTTCAAGGGTTCACACTCGGACGAGGGTAGTTTGATTAAGCTCAGCCTCGATCCCAGCGGCATTTATGTGGCCACCTCGTGCACAGATAAAACGCTTGCAGTCTACGATTACTATTCCAATGAGTGTATGGCACGCATGTATGGCCACAGTGAGTTGGTCACTGGGCTCAAATTTACCAACGACTGTCGCCATCTCATCTCGGCCAGCGGTGATGGCTGTATTTTTGTGTGGCAAGTGCCACACGATATGATTGTCACAATGCAAGCGCGTCTCTCGCAACAGCGACTACGTTCTGGTCATGCGCCATTACCACCCCGTCCCGGTTCAATTATAGCCACGCCGGAAGGCATCATAGTCGAGTCGCCAACACATGAAATGGAGGATACGGCAACGCCACACAAATTCATCGCATCGCCGTCAATGTTCACCGAAGAGCCGGCACTGACGCCGGGCTATAAATTTTCGGATGTGGGACAATTACCGCAGTGGGCGAAACGAAAGGCTGCGGCAAATGCTGATGAGAGCGTTGGCGTTTCCATACCTGGCTCAACCGTCTCCGCCATGCAGTCTGCCTCGTCAACATCCAATTTGAGTTCATCACCGAGTCAATTAGGTGTTGGTGGTGTGCCGCGTGCGCGTGGCCGTTGGGCACAACGTGGCCCATTCGATCCGGACGATCTGCGTTCAAATTCGGAAAGTCCTTTGGGCACTATAACCTCGAGCGTTGGTGGTATGGGCGGCGTGGGTGGTGGTGTTGGTGTCGTTGTGAGTGGCGGTGGTATGGGCAATACACAAACATCCGACTACAATAGCGCATCGTCCAAGGACATAATGTATAACCAGACTTACCTCAGTGAAGATTCGTCAATTGATTCGGGCATGGAAACGCGTCGCGAATTGAAATTCATTGGTAGCAATAATAGCGGTACAGTGCCAACGGTGACCGGCAGCAATGGTGGCACAGCGCCCAATCGCTTGGCGCCTGAGAAACGCAAGCCCGGTTTGCGTTTCGATCCACAATCCAATGAGCATGATGGCGATGTCGAGGATATTTCGGATGGCGAACGCACCAGTTCAGATCACGGCATGTTCTACAACAACATATCGCCCAACACGCCAAC TGACTTCAAAGTGACCGCCATGAATGAGGATGAACTGCGCAAGTCGATGCGTAGACAGAAATTCGATAAAGCTGGGCTGACGCTGCCCGGCAATGGCAGCACACACACCGCCAGCACTGGCACCGGCACCGGCACCTCGGACACCGAAGACGAAGGCTCAACACCGAGCGCTGAGAATGCCGAGCGTTCGCTGGCGTCCACCTTAGGCGGCAGCTCGGAGAGTATACCACAGGCGGCAAGCAGTTTCCTGCAGGCCGCCTTGCCCGAGGGTCCTGGCAGCATGCTAGAGCGTGGCAGCACAA ATCGACGCAGTATTAGTGCCAAACATAATACAGAGAACGGTAAACCTGTGTCCAGCGCGTCCACTATCACCAAGTCGTTCACCAGCACGAAGAAGGACGAGCTGCTGAAGGTGATCAGCGAAGTCAAGCAGCAATTGGAAAAC GGCGCACGTAAAAATGGAGTTAAGAGGTTGAATGCAATACCGGAG GTCGGCTATCGCTCGCTGCGTGGCAGTCACAGCATTTCGGATCTAAGTCTAGCGGGCAATATGGATAATGCGTCGAGATCGGCAGCCGCCGCTAACCGTTATGCGAAGACAG gcAATCCAAAGAGTCTGCTTCCAATGCCAGTCGAAGACTCCTCTATGCGGCGCTCTTGTTCGCTTAGCGACTTGCATATGGGAAATCTTGGCAAAT CGGGCAAGTCAAACGGTAGTCAATTGAAAAACCCCGGTGTGGTTTATCGCAACAGTACAACAACAAGATCGGCGAATAAGCGCAATAGTTTGCAGCTAAAGAGCTCTGCTGTCGGTTTGGGTGCATCGAGTTCATCCATTGGTGTGCTAAATCAAGCG AGCGATTCGGAAAACGAAGACAGCAATCGTGGCCGAAGCAGTGGTAACAACCAAAATCGCAGCAATGGACCCACGG CCGCCAATCGTCAGTATGCCAACAAGAATTCGAATGCCAACAACAATCGACGAAAAGGCTTACAGCCAAATTTCAGTAATG CCACGCCACTGCAAGATGACTCCAGCTCCGAAGAGACACCCGCCGGCACGTCCAATTCCAAACCAATAGTGCCACCACGCCCGCGCAATTTGACCTTCGATCACAAGAGCAAAGTGCTCAACAGTCCGAACGTGATGAAGCAGCGTGGCGCATTTGAGGCGCCTGAATTTGGCGCACTGGATGCCAGTGATC cgAAATCCCAAGTGCACAATGTGATCAACAATTTgtatacaacaacacaaacagtCATGCAACTGCATGCGAATCTGAAGAATTGTGAAGACTCACTGATGCTAAAGGAACTGGAGAACGCTGTGATCATGACACAAAACATGTTGACAAACATTACACAAAACAA AAACGACAAAAACAATTCACAACATAGTCACGCCTACACAACCACTGAACAGGCGAATCTAGACAACGGCGACTACCTAATGATGGTGAACAATTGCGCCGATCTTTTAAGCAATTTCCGTATGAAGCACAAACTCGATGACTGTGAGAATAACTCCTAG